In Brienomyrus brachyistius isolate T26 chromosome 2, BBRACH_0.4, whole genome shotgun sequence, the genomic window CAAGACCACATCCTGTCCTCAGTGAATAAATGCTCTGCAGACGTCAGAATGTGACAGACTGGCTGCGAATCTCCAGAATGCTGCTGTGCGGACCCCTCAGCTATGTCTTgccccctctcctcctcctcttcctgccATTGGGTGAGTCTGTGCTCTGCTGTATCTGCACCATGGGCGGCAAGGGTTAGGGGGAATCACTGAACAGCTGAAGGGTACCTGGAAATGGAAAGAGGACACAGGGCAGCAGGCTTAAAGGAATAGGCACGTAGATAGATACAGGATACTAGAGTTTAGAGAATGATAGCAAAGGTGAAGAATGGGTAACAACAGCTCTGTTGGTCACATTCTAAACGCTCTTTGTCTCTGTATGTATTCCACAGATGAGTGCGCAGTGATAGTAGATGGGGCTAAGGTGCGGCCACACTCTCTCCCCTACATGGCCTATCTGAATGGGTCGTCactctgtgggggggctctgatcAATGCCACGTGGGTGCTGACAGCAGCTCACTGTAAGGGGTGAGAGCTTACTCCTCTTTGGAAGGCAGCCCTCGTCGACTGCAGATTCCCAACCTTTCCGTTCACCATTCCGTGCCGATATAACCGAGATCCTTCCTGCCGTTTGTGTGTGAAATAAAAGGGTGCAGAAGGTGCTGCTGGGAGTGCACTCCATCTCTAAGGATGACAGGGCAGGCTGGCAAATGAGTGCAGTGCATAAGATTTTTCCTCACCCCCGTTATGACCCCAAGAGCCACAACAATGACATCATGCTGCTGAAGGTCAGTGCTGCACCTCGTTTATCATGACTGCTAGCCAGGTCGCAATCTTCTTCGGTTTCACTCAGAGGTGGAAagctcaggtccagagagtataaaAAAGTCACGTAGAACTCAAgtggttgattgaaacaaaacattGGTTTAGATTTGCACTTTTTGGAGCTGAATTTTCAACCTCTGGTTCCACTATTTACTGAAAGAGCAAAGGTGTGGCCTAGCTTGGGAGGGCCAGACTGAGAAGTGCTGCTCTAACATTACAGTACATTCAATTCCAGTGCCTTCTATTTAGGGGGGGGAGGCGTCTTCATTTTTCCACAGCTAAGTAAAAAGGTGGAGAAAACGAGCACAGTGTCATTCCTCCCACTGCCTGCCTCGAGGAAGGAGCTTCAGGGTGGGGTGAATTGCCTGGtggctggatggggggccaccaAATACCAAGGCAGGAAGTCAGACGTCCTGCGTGCAGCCAACGTCACCGTCATCGACAATGCTGTGTGCAACTCGAAGAAGTACTACAACTCGATGATCACCGAGAACATGCTGTGTGCCGGGTCTCAGGGCAGGAGGTACTCTGACTCCTGTCAGGTGAGCTTCGTCTTCCTTGTTGCTTTTGTTGTGTCTGTTCTGGTGAGCGATATCAAGGGCATCGGCTTGTTTTCAATATTACTAAAGATCAAATCAGCAACGACCCCCTCATCCCCACAGTACTCCCACAACACTGGTATGTCCTCACTGTCCATACACAAGTCTATGCCCTTGAGTGCTGTGCATGGCTGCGGCAGCAGCTGCGTTCCCCTGCGCACACTCCTCTCTGCCCGCTTCTTTCCCGAGTGTGCGTGTACTGACGCGCTCCCTCCATCACAGGGAGACTCTGGGGGGCCTCTCCTGTGCAAGGGGGTTCTCAGAGGCGTCGCATCCTTTGGAAAGAAATGCGGCATAAGGACCAAACCCGGCGTGTACACAGCTGTCTCCGAGAAGTACATCGAGTGGATCAAGAAGACCATCCACCGAGCAGATGGCCTTCAGCCATAGATATAAACACCAGCTTCCCCCGCGGCTCAAAATCACTGCCTTTTATATGTGAAATGCTTGTTGACAGAGCTAAAATGTATTCTTGTGCTTTTTCATATTAAAGGCCTGATTTCTTCTCTGTTTTCTTCCATTTTCATTAAAACGGAATAGTTTGCCCTCCTCCCCATAACACTTTGTGTAAGTGTAGCAGTGATCCTTCACTGTATGTGTAATGATGAAATTATATGCGTTTTAAAGGAGGAAGCTCAGAGACACACTGGTCAGCAGTGTGACCTCACACAGTTTCCCCAACTCTGTGGCGTGTGGAGCATCCGTGTTCTCCCCATCTTTCATGGTTTTCCTCTGTTGCCTACCTGCAATGGACAGGCGCCTCATCCAGGGCATCCGCTGCCatggataaatggttggaaggttggatggatggatggatggatggatggatgaattttgaATTTAACATATTTTGTATCTAGATTTCTGGGGTCATGTGTGAGGCGAGAGACAAAATACCTTGTAACCAGCAAAGAAAATATTATACtattatgaaatattataaCGTCACAGTGATAATGCATGAAAAGAGGGTTGTCACCAAAAAAGCTTTATTCTGCAGATAAATATTTCCTGTTAAATACAGTTTCTCTGCCATAATAAAGAACGTTTTCTATGAAAACCATGAGCAAACAGAttcctttgtgtttttctgtccTTGGATTGTCTCCTGTCCCTTGCTTGCATTTCATTTGACTATCCATGGCTTTGGAACCGGAACTTGGTTACTGATTTTTGGAATGAAGCCCTGTGCCTGGACCCTAACCTGTGAGTGTCTTGTTTCTGTGACAGTAAGGACTGGTGTGAGAATTAGTGCTACTCAGATCTACTCTCATATCAATAGTCTATGGTCTTTAGCGCTCATGGAGAAGAAACCCATGCTGGTCGaattaagaacaggacaaagCTCTCTGTCTGATCTGTAGTGTCTGTAATGCATTCTCCAGAGGTTCAGCTTCACAGAACTGATACCATTCACATCCTCGCAAACATTCTTCTCTTCATTGATTTTATTCTCCCACAAAATATTCTtctacaaaacacatgtaggtgCTAATATCAAGTGGCCTTCAGAGCTGCAGCGAATCGCTCGTCAGGACTTAAATTCCATCTCACCCTCTGTAGTCAGCTAGAGAATGCTGCCTGCTGATTCCTCTACCACAGGAAGAGAAGTGTCACATCTCACAAGTCTCATGTTCTTCATGTGGCTTTTGCAAAAATGAGATTCCAGGCACTGAGACCCCCTCAGCACTATGAACTGTGCAGTGTCACCACTCGCCTGTGTCTGTTTCGGTTTCACTGGTGGGTGTAAGCACGAGTAGAAAGACGTATGCATTTCTTGGAACTAGGAGATTGGTTTTGCAACTAAACACACGCATTTTAACCATGTGGTATGTTTGGTCAGTTCTGTCAGTGATGCACTGCAAAAAAAGGAACaactgtaaaatatataaatacaaactgTTACATATTAGTATAGTtagttatatatatacagaagCTATACTAAAAACTGCATAGTCGTGCTTTCTGTTCAGCTGAAGtcaattaatattttttttttgtgtaaattGCTCTCATTCAAAAACTCCATCCTCAGCTGCTGGCAGATTAACCTGCCCAGTCATACTTTGGAATGTCATGGGACGGGCAATGGTGCAGAACAGAGTGAGATGCTTGTcagacttacatctctaggagtagctgggggggggggtgagcccaTCATAGCATGGGGCTCAATGGCCCAATGGGACACCACCCCTCCCCAATCAAGTGCCCCTTTTGGTAACAGATGATGATGCGAAATTTGTAGTAGTTTACTAAGAACCCACCTACCTGGGTCAGTAAATTTTACTGATTTGAATGATCATCTGCTGCCTGC contains:
- the LOC125725700 gene encoding granzyme A-like, producing MLLFCTKYQRYISCILAERDHDSHDSLHLKRQNVTDWLRISRMLLCGPLSYVLPPLLLLFLPLDECAVIVDGAKVRPHSLPYMAYLNGSSLCGGALINATWVLTAAHCKGVQKVLLGVHSISKDDRAGWQMSAVHKIFPHPRYDPKSHNNDIMLLKLSKKVEKTSTVSFLPLPASRKELQGGVNCLVAGWGATKYQGRKSDVLRAANVTVIDNAVCNSKKYYNSMITENMLCAGSQGRRYSDSCQGDSGGPLLCKGVLRGVASFGKKCGIRTKPGVYTAVSEKYIEWIKKTIHRADGLQP